A single genomic interval of Syngnathoides biaculeatus isolate LvHL_M chromosome 1, ASM1980259v1, whole genome shotgun sequence harbors:
- the dclk3 gene encoding serine/threonine-protein kinase DCLK3 isoform X2, translating to MASPSKARFGCDAARKWTTTAAPGPSSRRAGAGGAAPPLPPPPWHARPRHRPGQVRGAGPHLPLFHGRHAEESAERPHLVTVVRPAQNAPRKVTVLLNRRGVASFDQLLLDVSEALGFPRWHRSRVTRLYTAFAREVKSVGDFFRGDAALLALGKARPQLSSLEEALEELFPEQSRYRTEALLVWEKKLRAAPDKAAKADSGYGDGADDKDPADERRRPETEEPRKETAGKVARLPNHLQRLRVRGAVGEETPLPVGRFQRERETDAAPLCEKCLTRRSARPSPQWTDPLSGRTPLPPVCRKQTATSAQEWTSPPEMWTDCSGPPSEGSEVSEADVARLYDVGRLLGDGNFAVVRECRRRADGRTLAVKMVERSRLLGREHMLQNELSLLASLRHPRVVRLLAHHRTPATAYLVMELARGGDLFEAIGRRGSFGEGEAALMVADVSEALKYIHRRSVVHRDVKPENLLIVHAVPGVTRLKLADFGLATVVSEPVFTICGTPTYVAPEILSETGYGMEVDMWALGVILYILLCGFAPFRSRDRDQEELFEIIKQGQLHFLPPYWDAISEGGKGLVSGLIQSDPVVRMTAEQTLRHPWLRAMAANCQQKALESRRETWTEGPPPGPAPVDTEKVQTAPGEDSETVRASGKERGSDPTS from the exons ATGGCGTCGCCGTCCAAGGCTCGCTTCGGCTGCGACGCGGCAAGGAAATGGACAACGACGG CAGCACCCGGCCCGTCTTCGAGGCGTGCCGGCGCCGGCGGTGCCGCCCCGCCCCTCCCGCCGCCCCCCTGGCACGCTCGCCCCCGCCACCGCCCGGGGCAGGTCCGCGGCGCCGGCCCTCACCTGCCGCTCTTCCACGGGCGCCACGCGGAGGAGAGCGCCGAGCGCCCCCACCTGGTCACCGTCGTGCGGCCCGCTCAGAACGCGCCGCGGAAG GTGACGGTGCTTTTGAACCGCAGAGGCGTGGCCTCCTTCGACCAGCTCCTGCTGGACGTCTCGGAGGCTCTCGGGTTCCCTCGTTGGCACCGATCGCGAGTGACCCGCCTCTACACCGCCTTCGCCCGAGAG GTGAAGAGCGTCGGCGACTTCTTCCGCGGCGACGCGGCCCTCCTGGCGCTGGGCAAAGCTCGCCCGCAGCTGAGCAGCCTGGAGGAGGCGCTGGAGGAGCTGTTCCCGGAGCAGTCTCGCTACCGGACCGAGGCGCTGCTGGTCTGGGAGAAGAAGCTCCGAGCGGCGCCGGATAAAGCCGCCAAGGCGGACAGCGGCTACGGCGACGGGGCGGACGACAAGGATCCCGCGGATGAGCGGCGGCGGCCCGAAACGGAGGAGCCGAGGAAGGAGACGGCCGGGAAGGTCGCTCGCCTTCCGAACCATCTCCAGAGGCTGCGGGTGAGGGGCGCGGTCGGCGAGGAGACGCCGCTTCCCGTCGGCCGATTCCAACGCGAGCGCGAGACGGACGCGGCTCCTCTCTGTGAAAAGTGCCTGACGAGAAGGTCCGCGCGTCCCAGCCCGCAGTGGACCGACCCGCTGTCGGGAAGAACCCCGCTGCCGCCCGTGTGCCGGAAGCAGACGGCGACTTCGGCGCAAG AATGGACGAGTCCTCCCGAGATGTGGACCGACTGCTCGGGGCCGCCGTCGGAGGGCAGCGAGGTCTCCGAGGCCGACGTGGCTCGCCTCTACGACGTGGGGCGCCTCCTGGGGGACGGCAACTTCGCGGTGGTGCGCGAGTGCCGGCGCCGCGCCGACGGCCGGACGCTGGCCGTCAAGATGGTGGAGCGCTCGCGGCTGCTGGGTCGCGAGCACATGCTGCAGAACGAGCTGAGCCTGCTGGCCAGCCTGCGGCACCCCCGCGTGGTCCGGCTGCTGGCGCACCACCGCACGCCCGCCACCGCCTACCTGGTCATGGAGTTGGCCCGCGGCGGCGACCTCTTCGAGGCCATCGGCCGGCGCGGCAGCTTCGGCGAGGGCGAGGCCGCGCTGATGGTGGCCGACGTCAGCGAGGCGCTCAAGTACATCCACCGCAGGAGCGTCGTCCACCGGGACGTCAAACCCGAAAACCTGCTG ATCGTTCACGCGGTTCCTGGCGTGACCAGACTCAAGCTGGCCGACTTCGGCCTGGCCACGGTCGTGAGCGAGCCCGTCTTCACCATCTGCGGCACGCCCACCTACGTCGCGCCCGAGATTCTTTCCGAGACAG GGTACGGTATGGAGGTGGACATGTGGGCGCTGGGGGTCATCCTCTACATCCTGCTGTGCGGCTTCGCCCCTTTTCGGAGTCGCGATCGGGACCAGGAGGAGCTTTTTGAGATCATCAAACAGGGGCAACTGCACTTCCTGCCCCCGTATTGGGACGCCATCTCAGAAG GCGGTAAAGGTCTGGTCTCGGGCCTCATCCAGTCCGACCCAGTCGTCAGGATGACGGCCGAGCAGACGCTGCGGCATCCCTGGCTGAGGGCCATGGCGGCCAACTGCCAGCAGAAGGCGCTAGAAAGCCGACGCGAGACCTGGACGGAAGGACCGCCACCCGGACCGGCACCGGTCGACACGGAGAAGGTCCAGACGGCACCGGGAGAAGACTCGGAAACCGTAAGGGCCTCGGGCAAGGAGCGGGGTTCAGACCCGACGAGTTGA
- the fabp3 gene encoding fatty acid-binding protein, heart codes for MAEAFVGTWNLKSSENFDEYMKLLGVGFATRKVGNLTKPTTIISLDGDKVTIKTQSTIKNTELSFKLGEEFDETTADNRNVKSVVTVEDGKMVHVQRWDGKETTLVRQVDGDALTLTLTLDDLVCKRCYERAE; via the exons ATGGCCGAGGCTTTCGTGGGCACGTGGAACCTGAAAAGCAGCGAGAACTTTGACGAGTACATGAAGCTATTAG gtGTGGGCTTCGCCACCCGCAAGGTGGGCAACCTGACCAAGCCCACCACCATCATCTCGCTGGACGGCGACAAGGTGACCATCAAGACGCAGAGCACCATCAAGAACACGGAGCTCTCCTTCAAACTGGGGGAGGAGTTCGACGAGACCACCGCCGACAACAGGAACGTCAAG TCGGTGGTGACCGTCGAGGACGGCAAGATGGTGCACGTCCAGCGGTGGGACGGCAAAGAGACCACCCTGGTGCGCCAAGTGGACGGCGACGCCCTGACGCTG ACGCTGACGCTGGACGACCTCGTTTGCAAGCGCTGCTACGAGAGGGCCGAGTGA
- the zftraf1 gene encoding zinc finger TRAF-type-containing protein 1 has protein sequence MEDSDVMAAPGGSSAAVVAGAAEAAAVAGAGAGLGLAGQEESGTRPEADSDEPPKKKTKVPEGESGKLEERLYSVLCCTVCLDLPKASVYQCTNGHLMCAGCFIHLLADSRLKEEQATCPNCRCEISKNLCCRNLAVEKAVSELPTECTFCLKQFPRSSLERHQKDECQDRVTVCKYKRIGCPWQGPFHEMPAHEGECSHPTKTGTELMGILGEMDQSHRRDTQLYNSIFSLLCYEKIGFTEVQFRPYRTDDFITRLYYETPRFTVLNQTWVLKARVNDSERNPNLSCKRTLSFQLILKSKVNSALECSFLLLKGPYDDVRIKPVIHHYAFSNDDNETDYVLLPICDSVECNKLLAAKNINLRLFIFQVQK, from the exons ATGGAAGACAGCGACGTGATGGCCGCCCCCGGTGGCTCCTCCGCCGCCGTCGTGGCAGGGGCGGCCGAGGCGGCGGCCGTGGCCGGGGCAGGGGCCGGGCTCGGGCTCGCCGGGCAGGAGGAGTCCGGGACGCGCCCCGAGGCGGACTCGGACGAACCgcccaagaagaagaccaaagtaCCCGAGGGGGAGTCCGGCAAGCTGGAGGAGAGACTGTACTCTGTGCTCTGCTGCACCGTGTGCCTAGACTTGCCCAAGGCGTCTGTGTACCAG TGTACCAACGGTCACCTGATGTGCGCCGGCTGCTTCATTCACCTGCTGGCCGACTCTCGCCTCAAAGAGGAGCAGGCCACGTGTCCCAACTGCAG GTGCGAGATCAGCAAGAACCTGTGCTGTCGGAACCTGGCGGTGGAGAAGGCGGTCAGCGAGCTGCCCACCGAATGCACCTTCTGCCTCAAGCAGTTCCCCAGGTCCAGCCTGGAGCGGCACCAGAAGGACGAGTGCCAGGACAG GGTGACGGTGTGCAAGTACAAGCGCATCGGTTGCCCGTGGCAGGGCCCCTTCCACGAGATGCCCGCCCACGAGGGCGAGTGCTCGCACCCCACCAAGACGGGCACGGAGCTGATGGGCATCCTGGGCGAGATGGACCAGAGCCACCGCAGGGACACGCAGCTCTACAACAGCATCTTCAGCCTCCTGTGCTACGAGAAGATCGGCTTCACCG AGGTGCAGTTCCGGCCGTACCGCACCGACGACTTCATCACGCGCCTGTACTACGAGACGCCGCGCTTTACCGTCCTCAACCAGACGTGGGTCCTGAAGGCGCGCGTCAACGACTCGGAGCGCAACCCCAACTTGTCGTGCAAGCGAACGCTCTCCTTCCAGCTCATCCTCAAGAGCAag GTGAACTCGGCCCTGGAGTGCTCGTTCCTGCTGCTGAAGGGCCCGTACGACGACGTGCGGATCAAGCCGGTCATCCACCACTACGCCTTCAGCAACGACGACAACGAGACGGACTACGTGCTGCTGCCCATCTGCGACTCGGTGGAGTGCAACAAACTGCTGGCCGCCAAAAACATCAACCTGCGCCTCTTCATCTTCCAGgtccaaaagtaa
- the arpp21 gene encoding cAMP-regulated phosphoprotein 21 isoform X1, protein MDPAEVQTDHARRVTSRDIGGGPTPNPCEDAHQVATMQKRSKAKGKLVRSAAVCDDEYAEEEEDVQTPPDASCQEEEAAAEKASALSEESGGDGASYRDSTGVDLQRFIVDTLNSNPRDRMMMLKLEQDMIAFITGDSAFKKFPHMSSYHRMLVHRVAAFFGMEHNVDQTGKSVIINRTSSTRIPEQRFLDRIQEDKASEVQHWKTILKCDRGADEQTRRSACRDRQNKSMEEREDEYQRARERIFGQEQPLCTREGGHVEGRPAEECNPYAETQRRRQLFRGSRDSSGSSWTGSSRHSSTETDCRYGNEPRPWSSTDSDSSAYRRTAEPRPPRAADPDREPRGAAGSVSLFRLPCEPPASAEPAHVLENGIPPGSILVNPHTGQPFLNPDGSPVVYNPPCAQQPIRSQVQEAPAQQVYSSVVYAAPQMLPVTPPQPFPAVEDLPQQFARVAVSCQSAGEATPLYPAAQGFGFAAPPPAAPPQAPYPHGFCQPSAQVPSFYYSHYPTSTQQSAKVASPGCAAAPGYVPVAGVPQQQSYATATPHHCSVLQGAVTVYQPGKLGEAGYCCVVAPPPPPHCGPTWTA, encoded by the exons ATGGACCCGGCAGAAGTCCAGACAGACCACGCCCgccgcgtgacgtcacgtgacatcGGCGGCGGCCCGACGCCGAACCCCTGCGAGGACGCCCATCAG GTGGCGACGATGCAGAAAAGAAGCAAG GCCAAAGGGAAGCTCGTGCGCAGCGCGGCCGTGTGCGACGACGAATACGCcgaggaagaagaagacgttCAG ACGCCGCCGGACGCTTCCTgtcaggaggaggaggcggcggcggagaAGGCGAGCGCGCTTTCCGAAG AgagcggcggcgacggcgcgtCGTACCGCGACTCGACGGGCGTGGACCTCCAGCGCTTCATCGTGGACACGCTGAACAGCAACCCCCGAGACCGCATGATGATGCTGAAACTGGAGCAGGACATGATCGCCTTCATCACGGGGGACAG CGCCTTCAAGAAGTTCCCGCACATGTCGTCGTACCACCGCATGCTGGTGCACCGCGTGGCCGCCTTCTTCGGCATGGAGCACAACGTGGACCAGACGGGGAAGTCGGTCATCATCAACCGCACCAGCAGCACCCGCAT ACCCGAGCAGCGTTTCCTGGATCGGATTCAGGAGGACAAGGCCTCGGAGGTCCAACACTGGAAGACGATTTTGAAGTGCGACCGCGGCGCCGACGAACAG ACACGGCGCTCCGCTTGTCGCGACAGGCAAAACAAGTCGATGGAGGAGCGAGAGGACGAGTATCAAAGAGCGCGCGAGAGGATTTTCGGCCAGGAG CAGCCTCTCTGCACACGGGAGGGCGGCCACGTTGAGGGCAG GCCCGCCGAGGAGTGCAACCCGTACGCCGAAACCCAGAGGAGGAGGCAGCTCTTCAG GGGGAGCCGCGACAGCTCGGGGTCCAGCTGGACGGGCAGCAGCCGGCACAGCAGCACCGAGACAGACTGTCGCTACGGCAACGAGCCCCGGCCGTGGAGCAGCACCGACTCGGACTCGTCCGCGTACCGGCGGACCGCCGAGCCCCGCCCCCCGCGGGCCGCCGATCCCGACCGGGAGCCCCGCGGCGCAGCAG GCTCCGTCTCACTCTTCAGGCTCCCCTGCGAGCCCCCCGCCTCGGCCGAGCCCGCCCACGTCCTGGAGAACGGCATCCCGCCGGGAAGCATCCTGGTCAACCCGCACACCG GGCAGCCTTTCCTGAACCCCGACGGGAGTCCCGTGGTGTACAACCCGCCCTGCGCCCAGCAGCCAATCAGGAGCCAGGTGCAGGAAGCGCCGGCGCAGCAG GTGTACTCGTCCGTGGTGTACGCGGCCCCGCAGATGCTGCCGGTGACCCCCCCGCAGCCGTTCCCCGCT GTCGAAGACCTGCCGCAGCAGTTCGCCCGCGTGGCCGTCAGCTGTCAATCGGCGGGGGAAGCCACGCCCCTTTACCCCGCCGCGCAAGGCTTCGGGTTCGCGGCTccgccccccgccgcccccccccaagCGCCGTACCCCCACGGCTTCTGCCAGCCCTCAGCGCAG gTGCCTTCGTTCTACTACAGCCACTATCCTACCTCAACGCAACAGTCGGCGAAGGTGGCCTCCCCCGGCTGCGCCGCAG CGCCAGGTTACGTCCCCGTGGCGGGCGTCCCGCAGCAGCAGTCGTACGCGACCGCGACGCCGCACCACTGTAGCGTGCTTCag GGTGCCGTGACCGTCTACCAACCCGGTAAACTGGGCGAGGCGGGATACTGCTGCGTGGtggccccgcccccgcccccccactgCGGGCCCACCTGGACCGCTTAA
- the dclk3 gene encoding serine/threonine-protein kinase DCLK3 isoform X1 — protein sequence MASPSKARFGCDAARKWTTTAPGPSSRRAGAGGAAPPLPPPPWHARPRHRPGQVRGAGPHLPLFHGRHAEESAERPHLVTVVRPAQNAPRKVTVLLNRRGVASFDQLLLDVSEALGFPRWHRSRVTRLYTAFAREVKSVGDFFRGDAALLALGKARPQLSSLEEALEELFPEQSRYRTEALLVWEKKLRAAPDKAAKADSGYGDGADDKDPADERRRPETEEPRKETAGKVARLPNHLQRLRVRGAVGEETPLPVGRFQRERETDAAPLCEKCLTRRSARPSPQWTDPLSGRTPLPPVCRKQTATSAQEWTSPPEMWTDCSGPPSEGSEVSEADVARLYDVGRLLGDGNFAVVRECRRRADGRTLAVKMVERSRLLGREHMLQNELSLLASLRHPRVVRLLAHHRTPATAYLVMELARGGDLFEAIGRRGSFGEGEAALMVADVSEALKYIHRRSVVHRDVKPENLLIVHAVPGVTRLKLADFGLATVVSEPVFTICGTPTYVAPEILSETGYGMEVDMWALGVILYILLCGFAPFRSRDRDQEELFEIIKQGQLHFLPPYWDAISEGGKGLVSGLIQSDPVVRMTAEQTLRHPWLRAMAANCQQKALESRRETWTEGPPPGPAPVDTEKVQTAPGEDSETVRASGKERGSDPTS from the exons ATGGCGTCGCCGTCCAAGGCTCGCTTCGGCTGCGACGCGGCAAGGAAATGGACAACGACGG CACCCGGCCCGTCTTCGAGGCGTGCCGGCGCCGGCGGTGCCGCCCCGCCCCTCCCGCCGCCCCCCTGGCACGCTCGCCCCCGCCACCGCCCGGGGCAGGTCCGCGGCGCCGGCCCTCACCTGCCGCTCTTCCACGGGCGCCACGCGGAGGAGAGCGCCGAGCGCCCCCACCTGGTCACCGTCGTGCGGCCCGCTCAGAACGCGCCGCGGAAG GTGACGGTGCTTTTGAACCGCAGAGGCGTGGCCTCCTTCGACCAGCTCCTGCTGGACGTCTCGGAGGCTCTCGGGTTCCCTCGTTGGCACCGATCGCGAGTGACCCGCCTCTACACCGCCTTCGCCCGAGAG GTGAAGAGCGTCGGCGACTTCTTCCGCGGCGACGCGGCCCTCCTGGCGCTGGGCAAAGCTCGCCCGCAGCTGAGCAGCCTGGAGGAGGCGCTGGAGGAGCTGTTCCCGGAGCAGTCTCGCTACCGGACCGAGGCGCTGCTGGTCTGGGAGAAGAAGCTCCGAGCGGCGCCGGATAAAGCCGCCAAGGCGGACAGCGGCTACGGCGACGGGGCGGACGACAAGGATCCCGCGGATGAGCGGCGGCGGCCCGAAACGGAGGAGCCGAGGAAGGAGACGGCCGGGAAGGTCGCTCGCCTTCCGAACCATCTCCAGAGGCTGCGGGTGAGGGGCGCGGTCGGCGAGGAGACGCCGCTTCCCGTCGGCCGATTCCAACGCGAGCGCGAGACGGACGCGGCTCCTCTCTGTGAAAAGTGCCTGACGAGAAGGTCCGCGCGTCCCAGCCCGCAGTGGACCGACCCGCTGTCGGGAAGAACCCCGCTGCCGCCCGTGTGCCGGAAGCAGACGGCGACTTCGGCGCAAG AATGGACGAGTCCTCCCGAGATGTGGACCGACTGCTCGGGGCCGCCGTCGGAGGGCAGCGAGGTCTCCGAGGCCGACGTGGCTCGCCTCTACGACGTGGGGCGCCTCCTGGGGGACGGCAACTTCGCGGTGGTGCGCGAGTGCCGGCGCCGCGCCGACGGCCGGACGCTGGCCGTCAAGATGGTGGAGCGCTCGCGGCTGCTGGGTCGCGAGCACATGCTGCAGAACGAGCTGAGCCTGCTGGCCAGCCTGCGGCACCCCCGCGTGGTCCGGCTGCTGGCGCACCACCGCACGCCCGCCACCGCCTACCTGGTCATGGAGTTGGCCCGCGGCGGCGACCTCTTCGAGGCCATCGGCCGGCGCGGCAGCTTCGGCGAGGGCGAGGCCGCGCTGATGGTGGCCGACGTCAGCGAGGCGCTCAAGTACATCCACCGCAGGAGCGTCGTCCACCGGGACGTCAAACCCGAAAACCTGCTG ATCGTTCACGCGGTTCCTGGCGTGACCAGACTCAAGCTGGCCGACTTCGGCCTGGCCACGGTCGTGAGCGAGCCCGTCTTCACCATCTGCGGCACGCCCACCTACGTCGCGCCCGAGATTCTTTCCGAGACAG GGTACGGTATGGAGGTGGACATGTGGGCGCTGGGGGTCATCCTCTACATCCTGCTGTGCGGCTTCGCCCCTTTTCGGAGTCGCGATCGGGACCAGGAGGAGCTTTTTGAGATCATCAAACAGGGGCAACTGCACTTCCTGCCCCCGTATTGGGACGCCATCTCAGAAG GCGGTAAAGGTCTGGTCTCGGGCCTCATCCAGTCCGACCCAGTCGTCAGGATGACGGCCGAGCAGACGCTGCGGCATCCCTGGCTGAGGGCCATGGCGGCCAACTGCCAGCAGAAGGCGCTAGAAAGCCGACGCGAGACCTGGACGGAAGGACCGCCACCCGGACCGGCACCGGTCGACACGGAGAAGGTCCAGACGGCACCGGGAGAAGACTCGGAAACCGTAAGGGCCTCGGGCAAGGAGCGGGGTTCAGACCCGACGAGTTGA
- the arpp21 gene encoding cAMP-regulated phosphoprotein 21 isoform X2 has product MDPAEVQTDHARRVTSRDIGGGPTPNPCEDAHQVATMQKRSKAKGKLVRSAAVCDDEYAEEEEDVQTPPDASCQEEEAAAEKASALSEESGGDGASYRDSTGVDLQRFIVDTLNSNPRDRMMMLKLEQDMIAFITGDSAFKKFPHMSSYHRMLVHRVAAFFGMEHNVDQTGKSVIINRTSSTRIPEQRFLDRIQEDKASEVQHWKTILKCDRGADEQTRRSACRDRQNKSMEEREDEYQRARERIFGQEPLCTREGGHVEGRPAEECNPYAETQRRRQLFRGSRDSSGSSWTGSSRHSSTETDCRYGNEPRPWSSTDSDSSAYRRTAEPRPPRAADPDREPRGAAGSVSLFRLPCEPPASAEPAHVLENGIPPGSILVNPHTGQPFLNPDGSPVVYNPPCAQQPIRSQVQEAPAQQVYSSVVYAAPQMLPVTPPQPFPAVEDLPQQFARVAVSCQSAGEATPLYPAAQGFGFAAPPPAAPPQAPYPHGFCQPSAQVPSFYYSHYPTSTQQSAKVASPGCAAAPGYVPVAGVPQQQSYATATPHHCSVLQGAVTVYQPGKLGEAGYCCVVAPPPPPHCGPTWTA; this is encoded by the exons ATGGACCCGGCAGAAGTCCAGACAGACCACGCCCgccgcgtgacgtcacgtgacatcGGCGGCGGCCCGACGCCGAACCCCTGCGAGGACGCCCATCAG GTGGCGACGATGCAGAAAAGAAGCAAG GCCAAAGGGAAGCTCGTGCGCAGCGCGGCCGTGTGCGACGACGAATACGCcgaggaagaagaagacgttCAG ACGCCGCCGGACGCTTCCTgtcaggaggaggaggcggcggcggagaAGGCGAGCGCGCTTTCCGAAG AgagcggcggcgacggcgcgtCGTACCGCGACTCGACGGGCGTGGACCTCCAGCGCTTCATCGTGGACACGCTGAACAGCAACCCCCGAGACCGCATGATGATGCTGAAACTGGAGCAGGACATGATCGCCTTCATCACGGGGGACAG CGCCTTCAAGAAGTTCCCGCACATGTCGTCGTACCACCGCATGCTGGTGCACCGCGTGGCCGCCTTCTTCGGCATGGAGCACAACGTGGACCAGACGGGGAAGTCGGTCATCATCAACCGCACCAGCAGCACCCGCAT ACCCGAGCAGCGTTTCCTGGATCGGATTCAGGAGGACAAGGCCTCGGAGGTCCAACACTGGAAGACGATTTTGAAGTGCGACCGCGGCGCCGACGAACAG ACACGGCGCTCCGCTTGTCGCGACAGGCAAAACAAGTCGATGGAGGAGCGAGAGGACGAGTATCAAAGAGCGCGCGAGAGGATTTTCGGCCAGGAG CCTCTCTGCACACGGGAGGGCGGCCACGTTGAGGGCAG GCCCGCCGAGGAGTGCAACCCGTACGCCGAAACCCAGAGGAGGAGGCAGCTCTTCAG GGGGAGCCGCGACAGCTCGGGGTCCAGCTGGACGGGCAGCAGCCGGCACAGCAGCACCGAGACAGACTGTCGCTACGGCAACGAGCCCCGGCCGTGGAGCAGCACCGACTCGGACTCGTCCGCGTACCGGCGGACCGCCGAGCCCCGCCCCCCGCGGGCCGCCGATCCCGACCGGGAGCCCCGCGGCGCAGCAG GCTCCGTCTCACTCTTCAGGCTCCCCTGCGAGCCCCCCGCCTCGGCCGAGCCCGCCCACGTCCTGGAGAACGGCATCCCGCCGGGAAGCATCCTGGTCAACCCGCACACCG GGCAGCCTTTCCTGAACCCCGACGGGAGTCCCGTGGTGTACAACCCGCCCTGCGCCCAGCAGCCAATCAGGAGCCAGGTGCAGGAAGCGCCGGCGCAGCAG GTGTACTCGTCCGTGGTGTACGCGGCCCCGCAGATGCTGCCGGTGACCCCCCCGCAGCCGTTCCCCGCT GTCGAAGACCTGCCGCAGCAGTTCGCCCGCGTGGCCGTCAGCTGTCAATCGGCGGGGGAAGCCACGCCCCTTTACCCCGCCGCGCAAGGCTTCGGGTTCGCGGCTccgccccccgccgcccccccccaagCGCCGTACCCCCACGGCTTCTGCCAGCCCTCAGCGCAG gTGCCTTCGTTCTACTACAGCCACTATCCTACCTCAACGCAACAGTCGGCGAAGGTGGCCTCCCCCGGCTGCGCCGCAG CGCCAGGTTACGTCCCCGTGGCGGGCGTCCCGCAGCAGCAGTCGTACGCGACCGCGACGCCGCACCACTGTAGCGTGCTTCag GGTGCCGTGACCGTCTACCAACCCGGTAAACTGGGCGAGGCGGGATACTGCTGCGTGGtggccccgcccccgcccccccactgCGGGCCCACCTGGACCGCTTAA